From Aspergillus fumigatus Af293 chromosome 5, whole genome shotgun sequence, a single genomic window includes:
- a CDS encoding translation termination factor eRF1 has product MSAPQPNEAEKNIEIWKVKKLIKRLEAARGNGTSMISLIIPPKDQVSRAAKMLAEEFGTASNIKSRVNRLSVLSAITSTQQRLKLYNKVPPNGLVIYCGEIITSEGKERKINIDFEPFKPINTSLYLCDNKFHTEALSELLESDQKFGFIVMDGNGALFGTLSGNTREVIQKLSVDLPKKHGRGGQSALRFARLREEKRHNYVRKIAELAVQNFITNDKVNVAGLILAGSADFKNDLNQSDMFDQRLQAKVIKVVDVSYGGENGFNQAIELSSETLSNVKFVQEKKLIGQYFQEISQDTGKVCYGIDDTLKALELGAAETLIVYENLDVTRYVLKASTGSEVIVHATKAQEENRALFTDKDTGTEMEVVEQTSFLEWLAENYKDFGATLEFVSDKSSEGNQFVKGFGGIGALLRYKVNFEQLADLDDEDEFYDGTSRILKYLVMYANAGHLCRLTVLRPRRERG; this is encoded by the exons ATGAGCGCGCCTCAGCCGAACGAAGCTGAGAAGAACATTGAAATATggaaggtgaagaagctTATCAAGCGGCTTGAAGCCGCTAGGGGAAATGGAACTTCGATGATTTCTCTTATCATTC CCCCCAAAGATCAAGTCTCACGAGCGGCAAAGATGTTAGCTGAAGAATTT GGTACGGCTTCTAATATCAAATCTCGCGTCAACCGTCTCTCCGTTCTTTCAGCCATCACTTCTACTCAGCAACGTCTTAAGCTGTACAACAAGGTTCCTCCAAACGGCCTAGTGATCTACTGTGGTGAAATCATCACGtcagaaggcaaagaacgAAAGATCAACATTGATTTCGAGCCATTCAAACCCATCAATACCTCGCTCTATCTTTGTGACAACAAGTTCCATACAGAAGCTTTGAGTGAGCTCCTCGAGTCAGATCAGAAGTTCGGCTTCATTGTCATGGATGGAAACGGCGCCCTCTTCGGCACCCTGAGTGGCAATACTCGAGAAGTCATTCAGAAGCTAAGCGTTGACTTACCCAAGAAACACGGTCGTGGTGGCCAGTCTGCGTTGCGTTTTGCCCGTCTGCGTGAGGAAAAACGTCATAACTATGTGCGCAAGATTGCCGAACTGGCTGTCCAAAACTTCATTACGAACGACAAAGTGAACGTTGCGGGCCTGATTTTAGCAGGTTCTGCTGATTTCAAGAATGACCTCAACCAGTCAGATATGTTCGATCAGCGTCTGCAAGCCAAAGTCATCAAAGTCGTGGATGTCTCTTACGGCGGAGAAAATGGGTTCAACCAAGCTATCGAACTCTCCTCGGAGACTCTGAGCAATGTCAAGTTTGTTCAAGAGAAAAAGCTGATTGGCCAGTACTTCCAGGAAATCAGCCAAGATACTGGAAAGGTCTGCTATGGTATTGATGACACTTTGAAGGCTTTGGAACTCGGTGCCGCGGAGACTCTCATCGTTTATGAGAACCTCGACGTGACCCGATATGTTCTCAAGGCGTCAACTGGCTCCGAAGTCATTGTCCATGCCACCAAAGCTCAAGAAGAGAACCGAGCGTTGTTTACCGACAAAGACACTGGCACTGAGATGGAAGTTGTTGAGCAGACTTCTTTCCTCGAGTGGCTTGCCGAGAACTACAAAGATTTTGGTGCTACGTTGGAGTTTGTTTCAGATAAATCTAGCGAAGGAAACCAGTTTGTGAAGGGTTTTGGTGGGATTGGAGCACTCTTGCGGTACAAGGTCAACTTTGAACAGCTTGCTGACcttgatgacgaggatgaattCTACGACGGTACGTCTCGAATTCTGAAATATCTTGTCATGTATGCTAACGCAGGCCATCTGTGCAGATTGACGGTTCTGCGGCCTCGcagagagcgaggatga
- a CDS encoding prephenate dehydratase PHA2 has protein sequence MEPIRVTFLGPAASFSHQAAVECFGSSAELSPRLSFADAFAAVQQGEADYAIIPVENSTNGSVVQNLDLLGDRYGLYEDVNVCGEHYLTVHHCLLVRKGLSQPDIRSITKLYTHPQAWGQCENFLGKFLKGVERQDVSSTSKAAEMVSLETQERSGAIASRFAADYHGLHVLSENIEDRADNTTRFLVLRNTKSERTASLPFDAVKAPAVSLKPPPTPSAEKTLISFRIRQDFPGALADALLIFKEFGMNLTSINTRPSQRRAWQYIFFVECQQFPTDQNNQGVTKILDKMQQVTEGCRHLGTWKDQLSTSKV, from the exons ATGGAGCCAATCAGAGTGACTTTTCTTGGCCCTGCAGCGTCCTTTTCACATCAG GCTGCCGTTGAGTGTTTTGGATCTTCCGCTGAGTTGTCGCCCCGCCTATCGTTCGCAGATGCTTTCGCCGCAGTTCAGCAGGGCGAAGCTGACTATGCCATCATTCCTGTCGAGAACTCGACCAACGGATCAGTTGTCCAGAATCTTGATCTTTTAGGAGATCGGTATGGGCTATACGAAGATGTGAATGTATGCGGAGAGCATTATCTGACAGTTCACCACTGCCTGTTGGTTCGAAAGGGCCTGTCGCAACCGGATATAAGGTCAATTACAAAGCTCTATACACACCCCCAAGCATGGGGTCAATGTGAGAATTTCCTGGGGAAATTCTTAAAAGGCGTCGAAAGGCAGGACGTTTCTTCAACCTCAAAAGCTGCTGAGATGGTCTCACTTGAGACGCAGGAACGCAGTGGTGCCATAGCTAGCCGGTTCGCTGCTGACTACCACGGCCTACATGTACTCTCGGAAAATATCGAGGACAGGGCCGACAATACAACGCGATTCCTCGTTCTAAGGAACACAAAATCAGAACGTACAGCCAGTCTTCCATTTGACGCTGTGAAGGCGCCCGCAGTCTCATTAAAACCCCCGCCCACACCGTCTGCGGAAAAGACTCTGATCTCGTTCAGAATCCGTCAGGATTTTCCAGGCGCACTGGCAGACGCTTTGTTGATATTCAAGGAATTTGGTATGAATCTTACCAGCATCAACACGCGACCGAGTCAAAGGAGGGCTTGGCAATATATATTCTTTGTCGAATGCCAACAATTCCCTACGGACCAGAATAACCAGGGGGTTACTAAAATTCTGGATAAGATGCAGCAGGTTACTGAGGGCTGTAGGCATCTTGGCACTTGGAAAGACCAGCTTTCAACTAGCAAGGTCTGA
- the cbf5 gene encoding pseudouridine synthase CBF5 yields MAVSVTKEEMDYTIKPEAGASNISTEDWPLLLKNYDKLMVRTGHFTPIPAGCSPLKRDLKSYISSGVINLDKPSNPSSHEVVAWMKRILRAEKTGHSGTLDPKVTGCLIVCIDRATRLVKSQQGAGKEYVCVIRLHDKIPGGEAQFKRALETLTGALFQRPPLISAVKRQLRIRTIHESKLYEFDNDRHLGVFWVSCEAGTYIRTLCVHLGLLLGVGAHMQELRRVRSGAMDENNGLVTLHDVLDAQWMYDNQRDESYLRRVIQPLESLLTTYKRIVVKDSAVNAVCYGAKLMIPGLLRFEAGIEVNEEVVLMTTKGEAIAIGIAQMSTVELSTCDHGVVAKVKRCIMERDLYPRRWGLGPVALEKKKLKSAGKLDKYGRANEDTPAKWKTEYKDYSAPEEASAHAASESTAKEDVAAALTTEQDEAPSSPQSKMDVDETKEEKKRKRHEGETAEERAERKRKKKEKKEKKERRKSKQEKEDSDDSD; encoded by the exons ATGGCAGTCTCAGTGACTAAGGAAGAGATGGACTACACCATCAAGCCTGAGGCTGGCGCCTCCAACATCTCCACAGAAGACTGGCCTTTGCTGCTAAAAAACTATGACAAGC TCATGGTGAGGACAGGCCATTTCACACCAATCCCCGCTGGTTGCTCGCCTCTCAAGCGTGACCTGAAGTCCTACATCAGTTCAGGTGTGATCAACCTTGACAAGCCTTCCAATCCATCTAGTCACGAGGTTGTCGcttggatgaagagaatTTTGAG GGCGGAGAAAACTGGACACAGTGGAACTCTCGACCCGAAGGTCACCGGTTGCTTGATCGTCTGCATTGACCGTGCGACTCGCTTGGTCAAGTCCCAACAAGGTGCCGGAAAGGAGTATGTCTGTGTCATTCGTCTCCATGACAAGATTCCCGGTGGTGAGGCTCAGTTCAAAAGAGCTCTTGAGACCTTGACTGGCGCTCTCTTCCAGCGGCCTCCTCTGATTTCTGCTGTCAAGCGTCAACTTCGTATCAGAACGATCCATGAAAGCAAACTCTACGAGTTCGACAATGATAGACACCTTGGCGTGTTCTGGGTCAGCTGCGAGGCTGGAACTTATATTCGAACCCTTTGCGTTCACCTGGGTCTTTTACTTGGTGTCGGTGCTCACATGCAGGAACTTCGGCGTGTACGAAGTGGAGCTATGGACGAGAACAATGGCCTCGTAACTCTTCATGATGTCCTGGATGCGCAGTGGATGTACGATAACCAGCGGGACGAATCTTACCTGCGCAGGGTCATCCAACCTCTCGAGTCGCTACTCACAACGTACAAGCGTATTGTTGTTAAAGACAGTGCCGTCAATGCTGTGTGCTATGGCGCAAAGCTCATGATTCCCGGTCTCTTGCGCTTTG AGGCTGGCATTGAAGTCAACGAAGAAGTTGTTCTCATGACTACAAAGGGTGAAGCCATCGCCATTGGCATTGCTCAAATGTCTACTGTTGAACTTTCCACTTGCGATCATGGTGTCGTAGCTAAGGTCAAACGTTGCATCATGGAACGTGATCTCTACCCTCGCAGGTGGGGACTGGGCCCTGTAGCtctggagaagaaaaagctcaaGTCAGCTGGAAAACTTGAT AAATATGGCCGAGCAAATGAGGACACCCCCGCCAAATGGAAGACCGAATACAAGGATTACAGCGCCCCCGAAGAAGCTTCCGCTCATGCTGCATCTGAATCGACAGCTAAAGAAGACGTGGCTGCTGCCCTAACTACCGAACAAGACGAGGCGCCTTCTTCGCCCCAGTCCAAGATGGATGTCGATGAaaccaaggaagagaagaaacgcAAGAGGCATGAGGGCGAAACAGCAGAGGAACGTGCAGAGCGtaagcgcaagaagaaggagaagaaggaaaagaaagaacGGAGAAAATCcaagcaggagaaggaggacAGTGATGACAGCGACTAG
- a CDS encoding FYV10 family protein: MAAELTSTKLNAENHLLLDQPLLRLPHELARRNFKSVQRLVEREREYVIPALKEAANASLSNAQTPDQTLAALDSMLARMQNLKRKMESIQQEEKKVQNQSRKRIQHLEHLHQIPSLADVKYDQWSRIRLDRLVVDHMLRSGYTESAQQLAQEKGIEDLVDLDVFVQCQRIAQSLRRGETKDALQWCNENKAALKKSQFNLEFELRLQQYIEMLRTGDRGKLMDAMAHAKRYLTPYTETQSKEIHRAAGLLAFPQDTKAEPYKSMYSFDRWNYLSDLFIRTHHELLSLPSSPLLHIALSAGLSALKTPSCHSAYTSSSSNFLSTTTSVCPICSTELNELARNMPYAHHAKSYVESDPIVLPNGRIYGQQRLLDMSKKLGCVETGKVKDPTTGEIFDKSEMKKVYIM; the protein is encoded by the exons atggctgcAGAGCTCACATCAACGAAGCTCAATGCGGAGAATCATCTGCTCTTG GACCAGCCTCTCCTACGATTACCTCACGAGCTTGCACGGCGAAACTTCAAATCTGTTCAACGACTTGTCGAGAGGGAAAGGGAGTATGTCATTCCCGCCCTCAAAGAGGCCGCCAATGCCTCCCTGTCAAATGCTCAGACACCGGATCAAACTCTTGCGGCTCTCGACTCTATGTTGGCTCGCATGCAAAACCTGAAACGTAAAATGGAAAGTATCCagcaagaggagaagaaagtcCAAAACCAGTCACGAAAACGTATACAGCATCTGGAGCATCTGCACCAAATTCCCAGCCTGGCAGATGTCAAATATGACCAGTGGTCCAGGATCAGGCTGGATAGGCTGGTGGTTGATCACATGCTGCGGTCTGGGTACACTGAGAGTGCTCAGCAGTTGGCCCAGGAGAAGGGTATCGAGGACCTAGTTGATCTGGATGTCTTCGTACAGTGCCAAAGGATTGCTCAGAGCTTGCGCCGTGGGGAAACAAAGGACGCTTTACAGTGGTGTAACGAGAACAAAgcggcgttgaagaagagccAG TTCAATCTAGAGTTTGAATTACGCCTGCAGCAGTATATCGAAATGCTCAGGACAGGTGATAGAGGGAAGCTCATGGACGCTATGGCACATGCCAAACGATATCTTACTCCGTATACCGAAACGCAATCAAAAGAAATTCATCGAGCAGCAGGACTACTCGCCTTCCCTCAGGACACCAAGGCTGAACCGTACAAG TCGATGTACTCATTCGACCGGTGGAATTACCTGTCTGACCTCTTCATCCGGACCCATCATGAACTTCTATCGTTGCCTTCAAGCCCGTTATTACATATTGCATTGTCTGCTGGCTTATCGGCCCTCAAAACTCCATCTTGCCACTCCGCATATACTTCCTCGAGCTCTAACTTTTTATCTACCACAACATCCGTATGCCCCATATGCTCGACCGAGCTGAATGAACTTGCTCGTAATATGCCGTACGCCCATCATGCTAAGAGCTATGTTGAAAGTGACCCGATTGTCTTGCCAAATGGCAGGATTTACGGTCAGCAGCGGCTACTAGACATGAGCAAGAAACTTGGCTGTGTCGAAACAGGCAAGGTGAAGGATCCCACCACCGGCGAGATCTTCGACAAGAGTGAGATGAAAAAAGTTTACATCATGTAG
- a CDS encoding 25S rRNA (uracil2634-N3)-methyltransferase, with translation MPKSKRARANGPKRGDKPGFRGARKMHTFLKLSTSAGPSSTSKTQKSGIGNDGTAEKNKKNLAQHRRPIVPFGRRDRILLVGEGDFSFARSLAVQHRCRDILATCYDSEEMLYSKYPQAKQHVQDLLGSFSNKRKQCDPDGSETEKESNQEIKKGGEQSNKKQDCKRRGPNVLFAVDARKLGSPSGGGKDVRTGFARRERKRPAWQDNRQKIELATNTGGPWDIICFNFPHVGGLSTDVNRQVRSNQELLVAFFKSCVPLLSARPQVWNGDDEDEEDDHWSSSEDSISDSSEQDDQDIPTHGRRGRYRTEPGQILVTMFEGEPYTLWNIKDLARHAGLRVVTSFRFPWSSYQGYSHARTLGEIEGKHGGRGGWRGEDREARMYVFEVRQEDQVAPPKSLQATKLDTNGKNKKRSRDLSDSDDSD, from the exons ATGCCTAAATCAAAAAGAGCCCGGGCAAACGGCCCCAAGCGCGGTGATAAGCCTGGCTTCAGAGGAGCCCGGAAAATGCACACGTTTTTGAAATTATCTACATCTGCGGGGCCATCTTCGACATCTAAGACCCAGAAGAGTGGCATTGGCAACGATGGTACAGcggagaagaacaagaagaatcTGGCCCAACATCGACGGCCTATTGTCCCATTCGGACGGAGAGATCGTATCCTACTTGTGGGTGAGG GGGATTTCTCATTTGCTCGCTCTCTAGCAGTGCAGCACCGATGCAGGGATATCCTGGCCACATGCTACGACTCTGAAGAGATGCTGTACAGCAAGTATCCACAAGCTAAGCAGCATGTCCAGGATCTTCTTGGCTCGTTCTCTAATAAGAGAAAGCAGTGTGATCCTGATGGATCTGAGACGGAGAAGGAAAGCAACCAGGAAATAAAGAAAGGCGGAGAGCAGTCTAATAAGAAACAAGACTGCAAGCGTCGGGGTCCGAACGTACTCTTCGCAGTTGATGCGCGAAAACTCGGATCTCCCTCTGGAGGTGGGAAGGATGTCCGCACAGGCTTTGCACGACGCGAGCGCAAACGCCCTGCTTGGCAGGACAATAGGCAGAAGATCGAGCTAGCAACCAACACAGGTGGTCCTTGGGATATCATATGTTTCAACTTCCCACACGTCGGTGGCTTATCAACGGACGTGAATCGACAGGTTCGTTCAAACCAGGAATTACTTGTCGCCTTTTTCAAGTCATGCGTGCCACTGTTGTCGGCCCGTCCGCAAGTTTGGaacggcgatgatgaagacgaagaggatgaccaCTGGAGCTCAAGTGAAGACAGTATATCAGACTCGAGCGAGCAGGATGATCAAGATATCCCCACCCATGGACGACGAGGCAGATACAGGACCGAGCCAGGACAAATTTTAGTGACCATGTTTGAAGGCGAGCCTTATACCCTATGGAATATCAAGGACCTTGCACGGCACGCCGGTTTGCGGGTGGTCACGAGTTTTAGATTTCCGTGGAGCTCTTACCAGGGATACTCCCATGCTCGAACCCTCGGCGAGATCGAAGGAAAGCATGGGGGAAGAGGTGGCTGGAGGGGAGAAGACCGCGAGGCAAGAATGTATGTCTTCGAGGTcaggcaagaagatcaagttGCCCCACCAAAGAGTCTGCAGGCTACTAAATTGGACACTAACGGAAAGAATAAGAAAAGGTCAAGGGACTTGTCCGATAGTGACGATAGCGACTAA